In the Malassezia vespertilionis chromosome 3, complete sequence genome, one interval contains:
- a CDS encoding uncharacterized protein (EggNog:ENOG503P0TX; COG:S) yields MDTSLFIARECYVYRVPPRTSAGGYRASEWGDVNKSLWKGSLRIVEFSERCEIRLEDPSSEELFAAAPYDISGKAVEAVLDSSRYFVVRVESDQKQSAYIGIGFPERTEAFDFNVALQDWTRRRKSAMQGPTDSGPKPSPHLPAGPRQDFCLPEGETLNVKLPALHSSGGATQSATRKGFVLPPPPPSSKHT; encoded by the exons ATGGACACCTCGTTGTTTATAGCGCGCGAATGCTACGTGTACCGAGTTCCTCCACGCACATCTGCGGGCGGATACCGTGCATCAGAATGGGGTGATGTTAACAAGTCGCTGTGGAAAGGAAGCTTGCGGATCGTCGAGTTCAGCGAGCGGTGCGAGATTCGTTTGGAAGATCCGAGTagcg AGGAGCtctttgccgcagcgccctACGATATTTCTGGCAAGGCGGTCGAAGCGGTGCTTGATTCTTCGCGCTACTTTGTGGTGCGTGTCGAGTCCGACCAGAAACAGTCGGCGTACATTGGCATCGGC TTCCCCGAACGCACAGAGGCATTTGACTTTAACGTCGCACTTCAGGACTGGACACG GCGACGCAAATCTGCGATGCAGGGACCGACAGACAGTGGCCCCAAACCGTCACCACACTTGCCTGCAGGCCCACGGCAGGATTTCTGCTTGCCGGAAGGAGAGACGCTCAATGTAAAGCTTCCCGCACTGCACTCGAgtggcggcgcgacgcaaagTGCGACGCGCAAAGGATTTGTGCtcccgccgccgccgccatcgtCAAAACATACATAG
- a CDS encoding uncharacterized protein (EggNog:ENOG503NVIP; COG:Q; TransMembrane:2 (o18-36i386-403o)), with translation MPIPVLFELLGNHVPAEYYGSLIIAAVVIGVVHRWAQGPNLVSREEQREVTQRRKQAKDARVRVTAGLNSQGGRVVLIATGALTPMGLVTMASLAHQGAHIIALVPAIQAPNVVQLIDLLRESTRSENIFAEECDMSDLISISAFAAQWSRGTQQQTSAPGTATGLPNVTAPGVKDREALFPHEIPKAHRLDTILFLPHDAVTYKVGARLRGSCNKTAHDANTSAECTYVMNVLAPFHLINSMLPSLLLMPPNRDVRIVSMISPWYAAGLPELDAVVQPIGESNTRPVYQPWTYWGSNTLHWIVLAKELQRRVNLLAEADTRPRTKLPGLEVEDTITVQGGTIGEQRAQPSHISSLLVCPGFERDSQLSVFFGTVLPFHAHRLHSLLLHLVWLLLFSFFWLFGKSASRGADAALWGATARLSAPLQRLGKANDDKLAPEHSEAQWGGLQPGQLYREGRIVCPPIPAHLDTVQGASALWNATEERVKALLHARKLE, from the exons ATGCCCATTCCAGTGTTGTTCGAGCTTTTGGGTAACCATGTGCCTGCAGAGTACTATGGCTCGCTGATCATTGCTGCGGTTGTAATAGGTGTCGTACACCGGTGGGCACAAGGACCAAATCTTGTGTCACGCGAGGAGCAACGCGAAGTTACGCAACGGCGAAAACAGGCCAAAGACGCTCGTGTTCGTGTCACGGCTGGCTTGAACAGTCAAGGCGGGCGCGTTGTGCTCATTGCG ACTGGCGCACTCACGCCAATGGGCCTTGTCACGATGGCGTCGCTTGCCCACCAAGGCGCTCATATAATTGCGCTTGTCCCAGCAATTCAGGCACCCAATGTCGTGCAACTCATTgacttgctgcgcgagagTACTCGCAGCGAGAACATATTTGCAGAAGAATGTGATATGAGCGATTTGATCTCCATCTCtgcatttgctgcgcagtggAGCCGAGGGACGCAGCAACAAACAAGTGCACCAGGCACTGCGACAGGCCTGCCAAATGTCACAGCGCCCGGCGTAAAAGACCGGGAAGCGCTATTTCCTCACGAAATTCCAAAAGCACATCGTCTCGACACGATCCTGTTTCTCCCTCACGATGCCGTGACGTACAAAGTTGGCGCACGTCTGCGTGGATCGTGCAACAAAACTGCGCACGATGCCAATACATCTGCAGAATGCACGTATGTGATGAATGTACTTGCTCCCTTTCACCTGATCAATTCCATGCTTCCCAGCCTGCTGCTCATGCCGCCAAACCGTGATGTTCGTATAGTCAGCATGATCTCGCCATGGTACGCTGCTGGACTACCGGAGCTTGACGCGGTCGTCCAGCCTATAGGCGAGAGCAACACCCGTCCAGTGTACCAGCCATGGACTTACTGGGGCTCCAACACGCTGCACTGGATTGTGCTTGCCAAGGaactgcagcgccgtgtgAATCTCTTGGCCGAGGCGGATACACGGCCGCGTACCAAGCTACCGGGGCTAGAGGTGGAGGACACTATTACCGTACAGGGCGGCACCATTGGCGAGCAACGAGCCCAGCCCAGCCATATTTCCTCCCTTCTCGTCTGCCCGGGGTTTGAGCGCGACTCGCAATTGTCTGTCTTTTTTGGCACCGTCTTGCCGTTTCatgcgcatcgtctgcaCTCGCTGCTACTGCACCTAGTATGGCTCCTCTTGTTCTCCTTCTTTTGGCTATTTGGcaagagcgcatcgcgcggcgccgacgcagCCCTATGGGGCGCTACTGCGCGCCTTTCTGCGCCACTGCAGCGGCTCGGCAAGGCGAACGACGATAAGCTTGCGCCAGAGCACAGCGAAGCGCAGTGGGGCGGACTACAGCCCGGCCAATTGTACCGCGAAGGCCGAATTGTttg TCCTCCGATACCTGCCCATCTGGACACAGTCCAGGGTGCATCCGCACTATGGAATGCTACAGAAGAGCGTGTCAAGGCGCTTCTCCACGCACGCAAGCTCGAATAG
- a CDS encoding uncharacterized protein (COG:S; EggNog:ENOG503P2Q1) — MVASPPTKRRRMRSAAQKPQRIEHKTHAFSVTCMPPHSFRTAQPARGRIDAIQTRRRILSYAIDHTGFPYLHEVKGHRSCINALSFSRGAGQWLASGGDDMRIHIRDMFDFNTERCTAPESSSYHTLGRLLGHTSNIFSLSWSAGNRYLYSGGNDQQVLCYDLNYSAAPSYTVRHPHRRFSDMVMSEHEAGIREVSAHPTNPHLLLSSSDCGELFLLDMRIPNTHVAGYSFFPAQLASAQFNPNENDGHTFAVSTVCEPNAGVALFDTRNIFRGREAHVDLDHALVRYVSAMCMKCTVDEHASRRMETTGAQFDPSGKFIMADVSLYHPVLYAVGRREPLATLSSMDWHPHLNPCVADSAKLPCDRFAGYRNSCTVKRGSFGFESQTGCMYYASGSDDFRAYGWKIPPLDTLISGHASMLESEWKADADTGLDHVWFRAESEDSVVMERPVSLSTPAFTLEGSQSIVNSAMCHPTLPMIATAGIERLVRLHYAVPTSLEHTSPNWMDTKPKTRARVRKMNTLAVYRAIRRSQQGFSSDDSEDDTPQDSQAEEEHEERDAPDQSVRQNEMTSAALADEEAIALFDELLREEETRTLFRPDYPYLRDADSDEELGPAPDSGSDSIATPSTSTFSASDVDT; from the exons ATGGTGGCAAGTCCGCCaacgaagcgccgccgtATGCGCAGTGCTGCACAAAAGCCGCAGCGGATAGAGCACAAAACACATGCTTTTTCTGTAACATGCATGCCACCGCATTCATTTCGTACGGCCCAGCCAGCGCGTGGCCGCATCGACGCTATCCAGACACGACGGCGAATCCTCTCGTACGCAATCGACCACACCGGCTTCCCCTACCTGCACGAAGTCAAAGGACACCGCTCGTGCATCAATGCACTGTCATTTTCGCGTGGCGCTGGGCAATGGCTTGCGAGTGGCGGCGACGATATGCGTATCCATATACGAGACATGTTTGATTTTAATACGGAGCGGTGTACTGCGCCCGAATCGAGCAGCTACCACACACTTGGCCGCCTGCTGGGCCACACGTCGAATATATTCTCTCTGTCATGGAGTGCAGGAAACCGGTACTTGTACTCTGGCGGAAATGACCAGCAGGTGCTGTGTTACGATTTAAATTAcagtgcggcgccgagctATACTGTGCGCCACCCGCATCGCCGATTTTCCGATATGGTCATGTCTGAGCACGAGGCAGGCATTCGCGAGGTGTCTGCACACCCAACAAACCCACACTTGCTGCTCAGCTCTAGCGATTGTGGCGAACTGTTTTTGTTAGATATGCGGATTCCCAATACCCACGTCGCTGGATACAGTTTCTTTCCCGCGCAATTGGCCTCCGCACAGTTCAATCCGAACGAGAATGATGGACACACTTTTGCGGTGTCTACCGTGTGTGAGCCAAACGCTGGCGTAGC CTTATTCGATACCCGCAACATTTTTCGTGGCCGTGAGGCGCACGTTGACTTGGATCACGCACTTGTTCGATATGTATCGGCCATGTGCATGAAATGCACTGTAGATGAGCACGCCTCTCGCCGTATGGAGACAACTGGCGCACAGTTTGACCCTAGCGGGAAGTTTATTATGGCTGACGTGTCGCTCTACCATCCTGTGCTATACGCTGTCGGCCGCCGTGAACCTCTGGCGACATTGTCCTCAATGGATTGGCACCCGCATTTGAATCCATGTGTGGCAGATAGTGCCAAGTTGCCGTGCGATCGTTTCGCAGGCTACCGAAATTCGTGCACAGTCAAGCGCGGCTCTTTTGGCTTTGAGTCGCAAACTGGTTGCATGTATTATGCATCTGGCTCCGACGATTTCCGTGCGTATGGATGGAAGATTCCGCCGCTGGATACGCTGATTTCGGGGCATGCATCGATGCTTGAGAGCGAATGGAAGGCAGACGCAGACACAGGCTTAGATCATGTCTGGTTTCGTGCAGAGAGCGAGGACAGCGTCGTGATGGAACGGCCGGTGAGCCTCAGTACACCTGCATTTACACTGGAGGGGTCGCAGTCCATTGTGAACAGCGCCATGTGCCATCCAACGCTTCCAATGATTGCTACTGCTGGTATTGAGCGGCTTGTCCGCCTGCATTACGCAGTCCCAACCTCTCTTGAACATACATCACCAAACTGGATGGATACAAAGCCCAAgacgcgtgcgcgcgtacgAAAGATGAACACACTCGCTGTATACCGTGCTATCCGGCGCAGCCAGCAAGGATTTAGTTCTGACGATTCGGAAGACGACACTCCACAAGATTCGCAAGCAGAAGAAGAGCACGAAGAGCGCGATGCTCCCGACCAATCTGTGCGCCAAAACGAAATGAcgtctgctgcgctcgcaGACGAAGAGGCGATCGCACTATTCGACGAGCTGCTACGTGAAGAGGAAACGCGCACTCTATTTAGACCCGACTACCCCTACCTTCGTGACGCTGACTCGGACGAAGAGCTTGGGCCTGCACCCGACTCTGGGTCGGATAGCATCGCTACCCCAAGCACCTCCACATTCAGTGCTTCCGATGTAGATACGTAG